In the genome of Osmerus mordax isolate fOsmMor3 chromosome 10, fOsmMor3.pri, whole genome shotgun sequence, the window TTAcaaaaaataatatttcaatCTTTCAaacctttatatatatatttttatatattttttcaaacgTTCTAAAactttttcacacacagtgaaaccGAGGAgtaaagtagagcagagtacaatagagtacagtagagtcctcatcaatgatgcaaacctatttttTTGCAAACCTGACTTTCTTTCAAACaattttttcgaaaatattcttTAAACCTTTCCAAACCTTTTTTTCGAAACTGCAGGAATATTACCAAATTTCTTGTGCATTGTCTAATTTATTTGTTGACGTTACTTTGATTGGATGTAAAACGTGAGTTTATCTGCAAGTGTCCAATAGAAAACAGAGCGGTGTGTAAATGCTGCAAGACCCTTACTGACTGAACGCAATTAAACATTACATTAACGTTAGGTAATTTCAGCTGCAAACCACTCTATTAAACCGCTATATTACACAATAAGATTGTTATTTCAGTGATACGGTAAAAAAATTAATTGGTCttaactcagtctctctccttctgtctgtctctctctcgaccCCTCAGAGTCTTGGTCTTAactcggtctctctccctctgtctctctctctgtctctcgaccCCTCAGAGTCTTGGTCTTGactcggtctctctccctctgtctctctctctgtctcttgaccCCTCAGAGTCTTGGTCTTGACTCTGTCTCGGTAAAGTCTGGTCTATAACGATGGATATAACTATTAAAGGAGGTAAAGGACTTGCTAGCTAACCAAATCCCTTTATACACAtaccacacagagagaacagggacATTGTCCTTGTATTAAGGCACACAAGGTGTATACAGaataaacaattattacatACAAAATGGACACTAAACATTTCTTCATAAAATATTTTCTTGCATGTCAACACCGATGCTATAATCAGTAAAGGTGCTGGTCACAATTCATCAAACCAAAATGAACTTTGTACCTCATTGAATATGGCATGTATTTATAGTATCATTCGCCTGTTTTTGAAACACAGGTTAGATGCGGTTCTGTGCTAAAGCAGCCCTTGAGTCTGTCTTCAGTTCAGAACTGGGTTTAACCCGTGTTCATCTAACTGTCCCCATGGGTTGACCTCCATTAAGAAAATCCCTCTTTTCTAATTAAACAAACCATCAATTTCATATAAAAGTATTAAAATGTACACTTTTGTGAatgaaagtacaaaaaaaaaattgttataAAGAAGTAATTCAGACAATGCCTTTCACAATTCCTTCAACGTGCATCTCACGGTACCTGCATGCACTGTAATGGTGGTGGGGTCTCTATGGTAACTGGTAACCTGGTAACTTCAACATCTTCTGATTCTGCAGGACATTATTTTAGTTCACAGTGAAACAAATATGGGATTGTCGGATGTTAGCTATCATTTCAAAGGAAGTGGAATAAATATTGATGGACGTATCAATGGAAGCTGTATGGTCTATAGGGGAGGGTCAGATGGAAGCTGTATGGTCTATAGGAGAGGGTCAGATGGAAGCTGTTTGGTCTATAGGGGAGGGTCAGATGGAAGCTGTATGGTCTATAGGGGAGGGTCAGATGGACCTGTATGTTATGCCCTTATTCATAAGAAATGGGGGAGGAACAGAATAGTAGAGATTTGGGTGAACgtttcccctccccctgctgcccAGAAACACTCCACTCATTGTTTTGTTCTGAGAATGCTGGAGACGTTCTCAAGCTGTTGGCAAGTTCAGCATTATACCATCTGATTCCCAAAGAGATCTGTTTTGTTGCTCTACATTCAGAATGGCAGAATCATCACGAGGAAAGTAGAAAAGATGTGCTCAGGTTGACTTCCTGTCATGGGTACTAGTATGTTATGTTGTCACATGCATTTTACAAATGCAGAGGATTTGCTTCCTTTCCCCCCTCAAGTTACTAACAGGAAACCAGATTCCTGCCCCTTTCACCACAGGACTGTTGGTTGGGAAGCTGTGGATCTTCCCACTTCTCTCCAGGACCACAACAATGAAGCCTTTTACTTGGTTGGcagaccccccctccagccaccccaggccccccctccccccacacaccccccctccagccaccccaggccccccctccccccacacacccagccctaCAGCCACATCATGGAATATGCTGCTTGCAAAACAAAATGCTGCTGATTATTAACAAGGACTTCACTGGGGTCTTCCCCTGAGGAATCTGAACCATGCATCGATTATCacgagcagggggagaggaggtgggtagaggaggaggagtgggagggagggagggagggggggggggagggagggagggggggagggatccaCCTACTCCCTCACAGTGTTCAGATCACATCCAGTGTTTCTACACATCTTGGAGGATTACAACAAGTGTTTTCCAATTTTTGGGggcaaaaacataaaaatgaatacatatatatatacacacacatacatacaattgCAGTAATAAAGAACAGGCTAGCCTCTGTGGTGTATGGTGTTGATGCATGTTAACACCAAGGAGAAGTGCTTCAGGCTTTAGCAGAGGGCCAACACTGGACCCActgtcacacccacacaggaatAGAAAGACAGGGAATACATACGGCATTGTATACATCTGAGATCAAAATGCAAATAACCTTCTCAAAAAACCTACATAGAAACGTTGTCATTTAGAGGTTTTTTTCAACAGCTTTTTTTTTCTGACAGTACCAGGTTGAGAAAGGTTTTACAACATTGTCAAAGCAAACTGATTAGTATTCTGTCCGTCCATCTTCATGTTCAGCCTGTGTGGGTTAGGGGAGGGTACAGCTGTCTGCCTCCACAGCACAGCCTGTCCTCTACACACGTCCGTCTCCCAGACCGTCCTGGTGTTGGCCGGACAGGCAGCCATGACACAACAACATGGCTTTGATTGTCCTGAATGTCttgaggaggagagtgtgtgagtcacTGGCCAGAATACTAAACGTGTCTCTGCTATTCGGGGAGTTCTCTCTCACTGAGAAGCCACACGACTCGTACGTGTTCCGTTGGTACGTGTTCCGTTGGTACTGTTCCGTTGGTAGTGTTCCATTGGTGCGtcgtcaattttttttttttttaagacgaCGGCAGGAGATTGATGAAAGtccataaaaaaatattttcccaccAGAAGCATTAATGATAACTTGCAGAAGAAAAAAGTCACTGAAAAGATGGATTTCTTTACTCATCTGCTCAGTCCAGTGTTACTTGAGTTCTCCTGCAGATCCAGCCAGGCTTGTTAGTACCGTGTGGATTTGAGAACTTTTCAACTAGTACATTTGTACCTAGTGTTGTTTCAGAGGCTGTGTAAACATATGTCCCACCAAGGCCACGATGAGGCCATACCCCTCATTAActggctctgacacacacacacacacacacacacacacacacacatcctgtctcactaagacaaacacacatacatacacacactctctcacatccCTTACTCCGCCCATCCCACCAGCTGTGgccaacctccctccccctctcccccacacctttGAGACCCCCTCTCACTCAGGTGTGGCCCCCCCAGGTGTCCGCCAGGCCCAGGTACTCCGGGTTTTCAGCCGTGGGCGTCACAAACCCGTTGATGTGTCTGGctgccccccccgcccaggCCGTGGCTGGCAGGTCCAGGTAGTAGCGGTTGTCGAAGgccggggaggtggggagagggaccaGGTACTCTGGGTGCTCCCCACTGTGTCCGGGGGCCAGGCCGTACTCTGGGTTCTTCAGGCCGCTGGGCCTCCTCCTGTCCTGGGGCCTGCGGGGCAGGGTGCTGGGGCGGTCCGGGAGGGCTGGCCGGGGGGGCTGCACCTGCTGGTTTACGTACTctgttgggggggaggagggggcgggacaGGCAACGAGGCAGGAGAGTTTGTTggaggttgtatgtgtgtacctaggtgtgtttgtgagagagtacctagacgtgtgtgtgactggcttTCTCACCTGGCGCggcgttgccatggtgaccagCTCTCTGGCTCCCGCGGGGCAGCGTGTGGTTGTGATGCTGCAGGCGGTGGGCAGGGCCATCCGTCTCCACGCCCCCCTCCTCGCCGCCGGGGAACGTGGGGTCCTTACAGTAGCGCTCCGGGACATCCTCACAGCTCCCGTCCAGAAACACTGAGTCTGAGTGGCCCCCCGCTGACGGGCTCCGGGCCAGCGAGGGGTACGGGGGCGTCCAGGGGCCgttgctgctgctgccccccaggggcagggtggggtacTGGCTGCGCCCCAGGGTCCCCAGGGTCCCCAGGGTCCCCAGGGTCCCCAGGGTCCCCAGGGAGGAGTACATGCCCTTAGGGCCAGTGGCCAGGGGCCCCTCTCCTTCCAGGCTCTGGTCTGCGCTCTGGGAATAGCAAGCACACCAGAACGTTACACTTCATTCAGTCTGCGGGGGTAAGAAAGGCTGGTTGTtgacctgagaggagagagcgaggagaaaagagaaaaggagagaaagaggagagagaggagagaggacataagaggagagagatgaggacagaggagacagaCCCTGTGAGAGGGGTGTCTGGAGGCCGCGTCTCCCTGCGCTCTGAAGAAGTTGGGCTGCGGCACCAGGTACTCCTCAGCGTCCAGGAGATCCCTCATGTGaggaccctcctcctccagaagcATCCGGAAGAACTGGCTCTCCACCGGGGACGACAGGCTCATCTGCTCGTcgttctggagggggagggagggatgagggagagagggggagggaatgaAGGAGGGAACATTCTTAGAACTTTCTTATATCTACCCaggtttgtcacacacacacagagacacacacagaaacacacacacacacacctggatgaaCACGTAGCGGGAGGGGTCACGGGCCATGGCGCTGAACTCTGACACCAGAACCCTGAACCTCGGTCTGTTGTCTGGCTCAATCATCCAGCCTGCCGGATCACAACatgtaaccatgacaacacgTAACCATCACAGCCATCCAGTTGTCCTCCAGCAGCAGTGAAGCACTCACACTTGACCATGATCATGTAGACGTCGATGGTGCAGACGAGCGGCTGTGGCAGGcggtctcctccctccagcagcTCGGGGATGTCCCGCGCCGGGATCTGGTCATACGGCTTCGCCCCGAACGTCATCAGCTCCCACACCGTCACCCCTGGAGACGCAGGTGGACGCAGGTGGACACCGTCACACacccgtgcacacacatacacacacccctacacactcgtacacacacctacacactcgtacacactcttacacactcttacacactcgtacacactcttacacactccTATACAGTCATCTTACACACCCTTAAACAGTCTTAAACATAggtacacacagtcagagactgGCAGACCTAGTTACTCAGGTGAGCATTGCTACCAACCGTAGCTCCACACGTCACTCTGGTGGGTGAACTTCCTGTGGAGGATGGACTCCAGTGCCATCCACTTGATGGGGACCTGAGAGGGCAGCGACAACAGTTTACACTCcctgcacacttacacacacagtcccacttacacacacagtcccacttacacacacagtcccacttacacacacagtcccacatcacacacagtcccacatcacacacagtcccacatcacacacagtcccacatcacacacagtcccacatcacacacagtcccacatcacacacagtcccacatcacacacagtcccacatcacacacagtcccacatcacacacagtcccacatcaGGCATgtctctctgccacacacacacaggggaggatgaggggtcgtacctgacacacacacacacgcacacacacacgcacgcacgcacacacacacacacacacacaggggaggatgagggtcgTACTTTGCCCCCGTCGGCGTGGTACTCGGTCTCGTCTACGTCCAGCAGGCGGGCCAGACCGAAGTCTGTGATCTTCACGTGGTTCTGGTTCTTCACCAGGACGTTCCGCGCTGCCAGGTCACGGTGCACCAGACGGACGTCCTCTAAATAGCTCAtcccctacacgcacacacacacacagacatacacagacagacatacacacacagacacacacacacatacacagacagttgATGTACTAAAAGGGCTTCgcgagcagcagcagcagtgtgtccaggtggcctctctcccagtctcaccTTGGCGATCTGGATGCACCAGTTGAGGAGGCACTGGGAGCCGATGCGCTCCTGGTTCTCCCTGACGTAGTCCAGCAGGCAGCCGTAGGGCATCAGCTGGGTGACCAGCTGCACCGTGGAGGTCAAGCAGATCCCCAGCAGACGACACACGTACGGGCTGGCCACGCCCGCCATCACATACGcctcctgtgagtgtgtgtggggggggtgtggaggtgtgtgtgtacgtttgaggcagtgtgtgtgtgcgtgaggcagtgtgtgtgtgtgtgagggagtgtgtgtgtgtgtttgaggcagtgtgtgtgtgtttgaggcagtgtgtacgagacaaaaaaaaaggttgACATCATCcttctgtctgctgtctggaaCGTGACCtgcctaaccctgacccctgacccctgaccctgacatCTGGGGACCGGATGTCACATCCAGGATCTCTTAGGAGGAGTGTACttgctctctgtcacacacacacacatactcacatccAGGATCTCCTTGTTGGCTTTAGGAGAAGTGTTCTCACGCAAAACCTTGATGGCCACCGGGATCTTTAAACTCTCCCCATCAGGAGCCCACACCCCCTGTAACCACAGCAACGCTCGGGGTCAGCACTAGCATCACTAGCATCATTAGCATCACTAGCACCACTAGCATCACTAGCAGCATTAACATCACTAGCACCACTAGCACCACTAGCACCACTAGCACCACTAGCAGCACTAGCAGCACTAGCAGCACTAGCACCACTACCAGCACTAGCATCAGTAGCAGCACTGGCAGCACTAGCATCATTAGCATCACTAGCACCGCTAGCAGCACTAGCAGCACTAGCATCACTAGCACCACTAGCAGCACTAGCATCACTAGCATCATTAGCATCACTAGCATCACTAGCACCACTAGCAGCACTAGCATCACTAGCACCACTAGCATCACTAGCATTAGCAGCAGACCTTGTAGACGGTGCCGAAGGCTCCGGACCCGAGCACTCTCAGCTTCTTCAGCTCGGTCTCCTTCAGGATCCTCATCTGGGCCTGGTTGGGCACGGCCCCGCTGGGAGTTAGAGGCTCcaccagctgcacacacacacaccagtaatttaagattcgtatatgtttatcgttttgcacctccctgccacagtaaattctgtgtttgtataacatacatggcgaataaaccgaattctgattctgagggcCCCTCTGTCAGAActacaattcccatgatgcttaCTGAAAGAATCCAAATTTccttcatttttatttataaaaaagaaaaaaatgacaTATCCATTTTAGTTGAACTCAACCCTGTTACTTCCTGAGGGTGAATCAGGAGGAAAGTTACCATAGCAGGCGACCTCTCACTATGTGAACTACAACCAACTGATCTGAAAGGATACAGAACTACATTTCCCCTGACCTCATGCTCCTGCAGGATCCTCCTCATAGTCTCCTTCCTGCGCAGCTTCTTCTGCCTGCGCAGGTAGAACACCAGCAGAGCCAATAGGATCAGGAACAGAATGACTCCGCCCACCGCCGCCGCGATGGACGTCCCTGGTCTGCAGAGAGACAACCACACATCCATCTGAGCTTTACTTCTTTGAAGTCTGTATTTCATCTGTGTGCCTGGTCTGTATGTGGTGGTTAACTTCCATGCTGCAGAACAAATTGCCCCTAAGGGGGGCAGTAAAGGTGAACTGGAGAGGGttaaatttctggggaaattgtagggtgtgcttgcttgcagatgggtccgtttattaactgctatttttacaactgacatttctgtatattttatataaaaatgcctacttattatttatgaagatcgcatagatttaaaagcatagcctacatttgttgcttctcatgtacaattcaatatacaaaaagtgaagtgtagcatttccctgtacttactgtaagtcgctctggatacgggcgtctgttaaaatgactaaatgtactgtaaatgtagaatgaacctaacctatatgactAAAACGTCACctcaagtttttcccttctacagtagtgatattttcaagcatttagcccactcatattgcattcattcattaagaaccacctttgaaacaagctgaacccccttgaaacaagccTTTCTAAGTAACAACGTTCTCACCGGCAGTATTACTATTAGCTGGATGGCATCACGACCATTTGATCTCAGACTagagccctgcacggtggagaagctgacctcagtaaattgtgctacgagcaagctagcctagctgctgttgctagccaaacttaaggggattgtttgactgcgccggaaatgaaaaacgtttcttttgacatcaagtttaggctgtggcattgaagacagcgacgcaccacacaagcttgagtttaaatacattatttaatgtgacataacttactgtacatgcaagttttgatttgcttaaatgtaacctacatgtgctgctagtacaccacggcacgatacgatactcctgtgcaacagcacatctatgcacgttgtatccatgcgtcgttgctaacgtgtgctgacgttatgACGTAGGCTAGTACCTTTTGTTGACAAAGGCACTCtttgccacaaaaacataatttcaacttaaaccatgcaatggaacgtaaataaaaatacaagcaactcaatcgctagcaagacgaaacttttgacatcaacgttgtctatgtagtccaaatattgacagatccttaggggtggtaaaagaataaaaataataataatatatgagagaacaaacgttgtgcccttgccgaaggcaaagcacacccaactaaagCCCCAGTGAAGATGTGTGTTCCTGCTGAGCTGAAGCTTCAGACATATCTCACCCTGTCTGGGAGTGAACTGGACAGCCTCTCTCGTCCATCTCCGTGCACCTGGGAGACACGACGACAGGCCAGTTAGCATGAAGCTCTGCTCTCACACCCAGGGGTGTGGACaatatggtatgtgtgtgtgtgtatctgtgtgtgtgcttgtgtttgcatAAGTCTGTGACtgcttgtgtttctgtctgtgtgtttgcatttgtacgtttgcatgtctgtgtgcttgtgtgtgtgtgttagcgtgtgtgccagtgtgtggttgtttgccagtgtgtgtgtggtgtgtgtgtgtgagggcggtCCTCCTTACGAGAGCGTGCAGTTGGTGTTGCAGGACAGACAGTGCCCGCTGGCATTGCTGTACTTCCAGACGGTGCCCTGCTCCTCTTTCACCCCGCTGGGGCAgcgcgacacacacactcccccgtcCTGCAGGTGGAGACACTCCGCACACTGGTGGGgcccctggggagggagggggggggggagggttagaAGTACTCATAAACCATGAAAACAAGAGCtgaacacacatatgcacacacacactgggagtgGTCTTACCGGGCCATGGCAGGAAGCGGAGCCATTGATTGGTCGACATTCTGAGTGACAGACGCCGCAGAGAGAGCCGTCCTGGTACTCCCGCACAGAGCtgaacacacatgtaaacacacacccacacatgtaaacacacacaaggatacacgtacacacaaagtaAATACCAAGTTGTTTAAGTAGTGTGTTCCATTGCCCCATGATAACAAAACCTTTCACCAGACAGGAGTGGTTCGGGAGTGTGGATCTGGAGAGCAACACTTTCATGCCTCATCAACATTACTCACAGCCTTTCACTTTCACATTGATTTAACATAACATCCAAACAAACAAGACTAacgcacagacaggcagacagacaggcaggctgtctCACCCTTGGTAGAGGTTAcactcctccacacactccGCCCCGCGCTGGGAGGCCGAGCAGGAAACGCACTGTCGGGGTCCGGggccccagcacccccccgAGCACAGGGGGTCACACACACGGCCTTGCTcctctgaggacacacacacagacactggtcaaacacacactcactcactaactTACtaattcacacacacccctgaccctcctcctcaccacagaGCTGGGGGTCCTGGTTGCCGCTGATGATGCTGTGGGGGCCCTGTGTGGGGTACAGCAGCTGCCCCAAGGGCAGGGAGGCGGTGTAGCAGAGCTGGGGGTTGTCGTTGAGCAGCAACAGACCTCCACTCACGCTACGCAGCGAGCGCAGGCCCAGGGAGCGGATCTGAAGGTGCTGTATGCCCAGGGAGAACACCCccctagagggagggagggagggagggagggagggagggagggagggaagtaggTCTTGGCTGTTCAGGTCAactgatgtctgtgtgtctgtgtgtgtgtgtgactgtgtgtgtgtgcttgatgcAGGGATTGTGCTGGAGGTgctggtgtgagtgtgagcaGACGCTGTTATGTCTTTGTCTGTCGTAAATTACCGGAATATtcttagacaaacacacagctggacCCTGCAGCTAGTTCCTCTGCTGGGTAATCATTAGCTTCTATAACGTCAGAGTTACTGATTACACAGATTCACCCGATAACAGAGACACACCTGCATGGGAAGACTTACAAAACATGAATACTGgtacagcagacaggcagacagacagacagacagacagacagacaggcaggcaggcaggcaggcaggcaggcaggcaggcatgcagacaggcagacagacagacaggcagacagacttacTTATAGAGCATTCTTCCCCTGATTACTCTCAGGTTTTCAAACACACTCAGGTCTGTCCAGTTGGCAGGCCACTCATCGATGTACAGGTAacctgggtaacacacacacattaacacacacatactatataaACGTGTAAAAGgtgaacagagagagtgaaagagcgagagagagaggatgaggacctGTGATTTCatccagagggagagggaggtagagatagagaggatgatgagagaggaggagaggtggagacagagggatgagggggagagagggatgagggaggagtagagagggaggagagagggatgagggaggaggagagaggatgattaCCTGTGATTTCCTCCAGCTTGTTGAACACGTCTAGCTGTCTGAGAGTTAGGCCTGACGTGTTGGTCACGGtgtcactgcaacacacacacacacactgttacacacactgcttacacacacactgcttacacacacactgttacacacacacatttctcagggTGAGGGTTTCTTACTCAGTGAAGCTCTGCTTCAGGAAGGCCAGACTGCCGAAGATCTTGTCACATCCGGAAAACTGGTCTATGATGGCAGAGGTCACCATGGTAACGCCCTGAAGCTCCCCCAAGCCCAGCCCATagcacactggaacacacacacacacacacgttaacacacacacactggaacacacacacacacacacacacacgttaacacacacacactggaacacacacacacacacgttaacacacacacacagacacacacacacacacgttaacacacacacacagacacacacacacacacgttaacacacacacactggaacacacacacacgttaacaaatgaacacacacacagacacacaaacacacacagacagacacacacacacacagacagacacagacagacagacacagacacagacagacacagacacagacagacacacacacacacacagacagacagacacacacacacacagacagacagacagacacacacacacagacagacagacagacagacagacacacacagacagacagacagacagacagacacacacagacagacagacagacagacagacagacagacacacacagacagacagacacacacagacagacagacacacacacacagacagacacacacagacagacacacacagacacacacagacacacacagacagacacacacagacagacacacacagacaga includes:
- the erbb2 gene encoding receptor tyrosine-protein kinase erbB-2, which codes for MEAARSFLYLRVLLLGVSGALSREVCLGTDMKLDLPSSEQNHYQILKLLYSGCQVVHGNLEITHLHGQPDLSFLQGIVEVQGYVLVAHVSVSMIPLDSLRIIRGSQLFNNSYALAVVDNTAAGAGLRTLRLRSLTEMLLGGVYIWGNPQLCFPDPQNMMWRDTLDSGNTHAAELRLQAQAPGCPKCSCKNRGCWGETPQDCQTWTSIECASGCLRCKGDQSSDCCHKTCAAGCTGPKDSDCLACRHFNNSGVCKDICPPPNTYDKVTFQSKPNPDKKFSFGASCVKTCPHNYLAMEEACTMVCPKANQEVITKQPDGQEVQNCEKCEGECPKVCYGLGLGELQGVTMVTSAIIDQFSGCDKIFGSLAFLKQSFTDDTVTNTSGLTLRQLDVFNKLEEITGYLYIDEWPANWTDLSVFENLRVIRGRMLYKGVFSLGIQHLQIRSLGLRSLRSVSGGLLLLNDNPQLCYTASLPLGQLLYPTQGPHSIISGNQDPQLCEEQGRVCDPLCSGGCWGPGPRQCVSCSASQRGAECVEECNLYQGSVREYQDGSLCGVCHSECRPINGSASCHGPGPHQCAECLHLQDGGVCVSRCPSGVKEEQGTVWKYSNASGHCLSCNTNCTLSCTEMDERGCPVHSQTGPGTSIAAAVGGVILFLILLALLVFYLRRQKKLRRKETMRRILQEHELVEPLTPSGAVPNQAQMRILKETELKKLRVLGSGAFGTVYKGVWAPDGESLKIPVAIKVLRENTSPKANKEILDEAYVMAGVASPYVCRLLGICLTSTVQLVTQLMPYGCLLDYVRENQERIGSQCLLNWCIQIAKGMSYLEDVRLVHRDLAARNVLVKNQNHVKITDFGLARLLDVDETEYHADGGKVPIKWMALESILHRKFTHQSDVWSYGVTVWELMTFGAKPYDQIPARDIPELLEGGDRLPQPLVCTIDVYMIMVKCWMIEPDNRPRFRVLVSEFSAMARDPSRYVFIQNDEQMSLSSPVESQFFRMLLEEEGPHMRDLLDAEEYLVPQPNFFRAQGDAASRHPSHRSADQSLEGEGPLATGPKGMYSSLGTLGTLGTLGTLGTLGRSQYPTLPLGGSSSNGPWTPPYPSLARSPSAGGHSDSVFLDGSCEDVPERYCKDPTFPGGEEGGVETDGPAHRLQHHNHTLPRGSQRAGHHGNAAPEYVNQQVQPPRPALPDRPSTLPRRPQDRRRPSGLKNPEYGLAPGHSGEHPEYLVPLPTSPAFDNRYYLDLPATAWAGGAARHINGFVTPTAENPEYLGLADTWGGHT